The following proteins come from a genomic window of Pseudochaenichthys georgianus chromosome 17, fPseGeo1.2, whole genome shotgun sequence:
- the LOC117462745 gene encoding beta-1,3-galactosyltransferase 5-like: MESSSRHFVYIFICMMGAVTILFVYLDPDWGFESRDIPAPAPAPAPASPAAPAWKDPGPYYVAYPGNYKFIMDDTPTCKTRTPFLLLVVPVAPGGVATRDTIRRTWGSEKLVLGQRVETLFILGLPSGADAKQQQEKLQQENLQHQDLIQSNFKDSYHNLTIKTIMTLEWLVARCDKLSYVMKIDADMLLHVQNLVKLLLDPSTAKQNYMTGLVWWHSPVLRNPFNKFYMPRYVIAELEYPPYPLGMAYVMSLDLPAKILAATPHIKPIFIEDAYLGMCLKHHGLSPTNAPENTMFMVDPRHPLSDCSLSRVIAASTTSIPQMTSYWERSKGAKC; this comes from the coding sequence atggagagcagcagcagacaCTTTGTATACATCTTCATCTGCATGATGGGAGCAGTGACAATACTCTTCGTCTATCTGGACCCAGACTGGGGCTTTGAGAGCAGAGACATACCAGCACCAGCACCAGCACCAGCACCAGCATCACCGGCAGCACCAGCATGGAAGGATCCCGGGCCGTATTACGTGGCCTACCCAGGAAACTACAAATTCATCATGGACGACACCCCGACGTGTAAAACTAGGACTCCTTTCCTGCTCCTGGTGGTCCCGGTGGCCCCCGGGGGCGTGGCAACTCGTGACACCATCCGGAGGACGTGGGGAAGTGAGAAACTGGTTCTGGGTCAGCGGGTCGAGACTCTCTTCATACTGGGCCTACCTTCAGGAGCTGATGccaagcagcagcaggagaaGCTCCAACAGGAAAACCTGCAGCACCAGGACCTGATCCAGAGTAACTTCAAGGACAGCTACCACAATCTGACCATCAAGACGATAATGACACTGGAGTGGTTGGTTGCGCGCTGCGACAAGCTGTCCTACGTCATGAAGATTGACGCCGATATGTTGCTGCACGTCCAGAATTTGGTTAAACTGTTACTGGATCCCAGCACGGCCAAACAGAACTACATGACAGGTTTGGTGTGGTGGCACAGCCCGGTCTTGAGAAATCCGTTCAACAAGTTCTACATGCCGAGATATGTGATTGCTGAGCTGGAGTACCCGCCGTATCCTCTGGGCATGGCCTACGTCATGTCCCTGGACCTGCCTGCCAAGATCCTGGCTGCCACCCCTCACATTAAACCCATCTTCATCGAGGACGCCTACCTGGGTATGTGCCTGAAACACCATGGCCTTTCTCCCACCAACGCTCCTGAAAACACCATGTTCATGGTGGACCCCAGGCATCCTCTGAGCGACTGCAGCCTCTCCAGAGTGATCGCTGCGTCCACCACCAGCATCCCACAGATGACCAGTTACTGGGAGAGGAGCAAGGGGGCTAAATGTTGA